The Oceanisphaera avium genome includes a region encoding these proteins:
- the nosR gene encoding transcriptional regulator NosR: MTPSISHAAALSTLEQERLYSVLPSVEQVSEPSGEFGVRTLHQDGEIVGYAFQTNDVLTIPAYSGRPINFQVIMDPQANILDAYVLHHDEPILLIGIPEHKLHNFVSKYQGVNANQRVVIGHSKDDSAITIDAVSGATVTVMVANETVMRATHKVAIDLGLISADVATAAPQSTINTEVDQVKDWETLINDGSVAHLSLTRGQVDDAFVGTEGEGVDNARPEQRDEQFIDLYFSDLTVPTIGRSILGDKQYERLQDELVAGEHAILVAGNGSYSFKGSGYVRGGIFDRVQLRQYGDIISFRDLDFTRLNDVYAEGMPRFSEMAIFIVRSSYELDPGQDWSLELLVRKQIGPVSSVFTIFEGQYQTPEAYLNRPEAVASEPLYDERPMWVTIWEQKTFQITVLVIALALLVIILFIQDYLVRRPRLIHFIRNSYLTFTVIFIGWYALGQLSIVNVLTFVHSLFDDFNWGIFLNDPIIFILWTFTAAATLLWGRGIFCGWLCPFGALQELINEIARKLKIKQYTVPFGIHERLWAIKYIVLFVLFGLSLQSLATAEKFAEVEPFKTTFTLGFDRQWWFVLYAVILLVINIFTRKVYCRYICPLGAALAIPTRVRLFDWLKRRKDCGSPCQLCAKECEVQAIHPDGTINASECHHCLDCQVTYYNDNRCPPLVATKKRKQRKQKEIDNALVIETVQLEDKPL, translated from the coding sequence ATGACTCCGAGTATTAGCCATGCTGCTGCGCTAAGTACTCTAGAGCAAGAGCGTCTGTATAGCGTCCTTCCGAGTGTTGAGCAGGTATCAGAGCCTAGTGGTGAATTTGGAGTGCGAACCCTTCACCAAGACGGTGAAATCGTGGGTTATGCCTTTCAAACTAACGACGTGCTTACCATCCCTGCTTACTCCGGTCGTCCTATTAACTTTCAAGTTATTATGGATCCCCAAGCCAATATTTTAGATGCCTATGTGTTGCATCACGATGAGCCTATTCTGCTTATTGGTATTCCAGAGCATAAGCTACATAACTTTGTTAGCAAATACCAAGGCGTGAATGCGAATCAGCGGGTGGTAATCGGTCACTCTAAAGACGACAGCGCTATTACTATTGATGCAGTCAGTGGTGCCACTGTAACTGTGATGGTAGCTAATGAAACTGTGATGCGCGCTACCCATAAAGTGGCTATTGATTTGGGCTTAATTAGCGCAGATGTAGCAACCGCCGCCCCTCAGTCAACCATTAATACCGAAGTTGACCAAGTTAAGGATTGGGAAACGCTCATTAATGATGGCTCTGTTGCACATTTAAGTCTGACCCGCGGTCAAGTAGACGATGCCTTTGTGGGAACAGAAGGCGAAGGGGTTGATAATGCGCGCCCCGAGCAGCGAGATGAGCAGTTTATTGATCTCTATTTCTCTGATCTGACGGTGCCTACTATTGGCCGCAGTATCTTAGGCGACAAGCAATATGAGCGATTACAAGATGAATTAGTCGCAGGCGAGCACGCCATCTTAGTGGCCGGTAACGGTAGCTATTCCTTTAAAGGCTCAGGTTATGTGCGCGGTGGTATCTTTGACCGTGTTCAATTAAGACAATACGGCGACATTATTAGCTTTAGAGATTTAGACTTTACGCGCTTAAATGACGTCTACGCCGAAGGTATGCCAAGATTTTCTGAGATGGCGATCTTTATCGTACGCAGTAGCTACGAACTAGACCCAGGCCAAGATTGGAGCTTAGAGCTATTAGTGCGTAAGCAAATTGGCCCGGTGAGTAGTGTCTTTACTATCTTTGAAGGCCAATACCAAACACCCGAAGCTTACCTGAATCGCCCAGAAGCGGTGGCAAGTGAGCCGCTCTATGATGAGCGACCAATGTGGGTCACCATTTGGGAGCAAAAGACCTTTCAAATTACGGTATTAGTGATTGCACTGGCCTTGTTAGTGATCATTTTGTTTATCCAAGATTACTTAGTGCGCCGCCCACGTTTAATTCACTTTATTAGAAACTCATATCTCACCTTTACTGTTATTTTTATCGGTTGGTATGCACTTGGGCAACTGTCGATTGTAAACGTACTGACCTTTGTCCATTCGTTATTTGATGACTTTAACTGGGGCATCTTCTTAAACGACCCCATTATCTTCATCTTATGGACCTTTACTGCCGCCGCCACTCTGTTGTGGGGACGCGGTATATTCTGTGGTTGGCTGTGCCCCTTTGGTGCACTACAAGAATTAATTAATGAGATAGCCCGTAAGCTTAAAATTAAACAATATACAGTTCCTTTCGGAATACATGAGCGGCTGTGGGCCATTAAGTACATAGTGTTATTTGTACTGTTTGGTCTGTCTTTGCAGTCGCTTGCTACCGCCGAGAAGTTCGCCGAAGTTGAACCTTTCAAAACCACTTTTACTTTAGGCTTTGATAGGCAGTGGTGGTTTGTTTTATACGCGGTGATCTTACTGGTTATTAACATATTTACTCGTAAAGTTTACTGCCGATATATCTGTCCTCTGGGAGCTGCGTTAGCCATTCCTACTCGAGTGCGGTTATTTGATTGGCTTAAACGCCGTAAGGATTGCGGTTCTCCTTGCCAGCTATGCGCTAAAGAATGTGAGGTGCAAGCCATACATCCAGACGGCACCATTAATGCGAGTGAATGTCACCACTGCTTAGACTGCCAAGTGACTTACTATAACGACAATCGGTGCCCTCCTTTAGTCGCGACTAAAAAGCGTAAACAACGTAAACAAAAAGAAATTGATAATGCTTTGGTCATAGAAACAGTGCAGTTAGAAGATAAACCTCTTTGA
- the nosZ gene encoding TAT-dependent nitrous-oxide reductase, giving the protein MKDKKTGVEQEQTGLNRRGFLSAAAFTGAGLAAGAAALGSSFMTPEAWASAVKESQNRAVVDPGELDDYYGFWSGGQSGEVRVFGVPSMRELMRIPVFNTCSATGWGLTNESRAILGESAKYLNGDTHHPHLSMTDGKYDGKYLFINDKANSRVARIRLDVMKTDKITTVPNVQAIHGLRLQKVPHTKYVFCNAEFIIPHPNDGSNLDNLDSAEKYTMFNAIDAETMEVAWQVIVDGNLDNVDADYTGKYVAATCYNSEGATDLAGMMRNERDWVVIFNVERIEAAIKANKFINLADSKVPVVDGRKKDGKNSPLTRYVPVPKNPHGLNTSPDGKYFIANGKLSPTCSIIQLDKLDDLFDDKFKDEREVIVGEPELGLGPLHTTFDGRGNAYTTLFIDSQVVKWNIADAIRAYDGEDVNYIRQKLDVQYQPGHNHSSLTETSEADGKWLVVLSKFSKDRFLPVGPLHPENDQLIDISGDEMKLVHDGPTFAEPHDCIMARRDQINTLKVWKRDDPFFAGTVERAKNDGIVLERDNKVIREGNKVRVYMTSAAPSFGMTEFKVNQGDEVTVTITNIDMIEDLSHGFCMVNHGVSMEISPQQTSSITFTADKPGVHWYYCTWFCHALHMEMVGRMFVTPKK; this is encoded by the coding sequence ATGAAAGATAAAAAGACAGGTGTAGAGCAAGAGCAAACTGGGTTGAATCGTCGTGGCTTCTTAAGTGCCGCTGCATTTACCGGCGCTGGGTTGGCTGCAGGAGCTGCCGCTTTAGGGTCTTCGTTTATGACTCCTGAAGCGTGGGCGAGTGCGGTTAAAGAATCTCAAAATCGCGCGGTAGTAGACCCAGGCGAGTTGGATGACTACTACGGTTTTTGGAGTGGTGGTCAATCCGGTGAAGTACGCGTATTTGGCGTGCCTTCTATGCGTGAGTTAATGCGAATTCCGGTATTTAATACTTGTTCTGCTACTGGTTGGGGCTTAACTAACGAGAGTAGAGCTATCTTAGGTGAAAGTGCTAAGTACTTAAACGGGGATACTCACCACCCTCACTTATCCATGACCGACGGTAAGTATGACGGTAAATATCTGTTTATTAACGATAAAGCCAACAGCCGAGTGGCGCGTATTCGTTTAGACGTGATGAAGACCGATAAAATTACTACCGTGCCTAACGTACAAGCGATTCACGGCTTGCGCTTGCAGAAAGTGCCACACACTAAATATGTATTCTGTAATGCGGAATTTATTATTCCCCATCCAAACGATGGCTCTAACCTAGATAATTTAGATAGCGCCGAAAAATACACCATGTTTAATGCCATTGATGCAGAAACCATGGAAGTAGCCTGGCAGGTTATCGTAGATGGTAACCTAGATAACGTGGATGCGGATTACACCGGTAAGTATGTGGCTGCAACTTGTTATAACTCTGAAGGTGCAACTGATCTCGCCGGTATGATGCGTAATGAACGCGACTGGGTGGTTATCTTTAACGTTGAACGTATTGAAGCAGCCATTAAAGCGAACAAGTTTATTAACTTAGCTGACTCTAAAGTCCCAGTCGTTGATGGCCGTAAGAAAGACGGTAAAAATAGCCCGCTAACTCGTTATGTTCCGGTGCCAAAAAACCCGCACGGTTTAAACACCTCGCCCGATGGTAAGTACTTCATTGCTAACGGTAAGCTGTCGCCCACTTGTAGTATTATTCAGTTAGATAAGCTAGATGACTTATTTGATGACAAGTTTAAAGACGAGCGTGAAGTCATTGTCGGTGAGCCCGAGTTAGGCTTAGGACCTTTGCATACCACCTTTGATGGTCGTGGTAATGCATACACCACACTCTTTATCGATAGCCAAGTAGTAAAGTGGAATATTGCTGATGCGATTCGTGCGTATGATGGCGAAGATGTTAACTATATTCGCCAAAAATTAGACGTACAATACCAGCCAGGTCATAACCACTCTTCACTGACTGAAACTTCGGAAGCTGATGGTAAGTGGTTAGTGGTCTTGAGTAAATTCTCAAAAGACCGCTTCTTACCGGTTGGCCCATTACACCCAGAGAACGATCAGTTGATCGATATCTCAGGTGATGAAATGAAACTGGTCCACGATGGTCCTACTTTCGCTGAACCCCATGACTGTATTATGGCTCGCCGTGATCAGATCAATACCCTGAAAGTGTGGAAGCGCGATGATCCTTTCTTTGCTGGCACCGTTGAGCGCGCAAAGAACGATGGCATCGTTCTAGAAAGAGATAACAAAGTTATTCGCGAAGGTAATAAGGTTCGCGTGTATATGACGTCTGCTGCACCTAGCTTTGGTATGACCGAGTTTAAGGTCAATCAAGGTGATGAAGTGACAGTGACCATTACTAACATCGATATGATTGAAGACTTGTCTCATGGTTTCTGTATGGTTAACCACGGGGTAAGTATGGAAATTAGTCCGCAACAGACTTCTTCTATTACTTTCACCGCTGACAAGCCAGGTGTGCATTGGTATTACTGTACTTGGTTCTGTCATGCGCTACACATGGAGATGGTCGGTCGTATGTTTGTTACGCCTAAGAAATAA
- a CDS encoding nitrous oxide reductase family maturation protein NosD produces MKLEKYSLLLLLLLTPYAHSISAPDALKDLHLHAIQAPPDADTSLTSVVELPLELISDNKWRLPKGEYQGNYVIDVPIHLACDDGAIFNGNNHKNTLNIRAPHVTIENCQLTNWGQNLTNMDAGIFVERTGEFSNILNNRLSGPGFGIWVDATPNVTIDKNIIEGDESIRTQDRGNGIHLFAVNFANIINNEVYHVRDGIYIEAANDNIIDGNYLHDMRYGVHYMFSHRNEVTNNLTRRTRTGLTLMQSRQLTVHNNRSEFDQNYGILMNYITYSTINDNFVSNVQAGVGDGIHIKGGEGKGIFIYNSLFNEISHNYFEDNALGVHLTAGSEDNKIYHNSFVNNKTQVKYVSLRKQEWSEEGKGNFWSDYLGWDRNNDGIGDVIYEPNDNVDKLLWLYPQVKFLMNSPSIELLRYVQKVFPVIKYPGVQDSFPLMRPIKNADSYR; encoded by the coding sequence ATGAAATTAGAAAAATACAGTTTGCTTTTATTATTACTATTAACTCCTTATGCCCACAGTATTTCTGCCCCCGATGCATTAAAAGATCTGCATTTACACGCTATTCAAGCGCCACCGGATGCGGACACCAGCCTCACTTCTGTGGTTGAGCTGCCCTTAGAGCTCATTTCTGATAATAAATGGCGGCTGCCTAAAGGCGAATATCAAGGTAACTATGTAATTGATGTCCCGATCCATTTAGCATGTGATGACGGTGCTATTTTTAATGGTAATAACCACAAAAATACGCTCAATATTCGTGCGCCCCATGTGACGATAGAAAATTGCCAGTTAACTAACTGGGGGCAAAACTTAACGAATATGGATGCAGGCATCTTTGTTGAACGTACCGGTGAATTTAGCAATATTTTGAATAATCGTCTCTCAGGACCTGGTTTTGGTATTTGGGTGGATGCGACGCCTAATGTGACCATAGATAAAAATATTATTGAAGGCGATGAAAGTATAAGAACGCAAGATAGAGGCAACGGTATTCATTTATTTGCCGTTAACTTCGCTAACATTATAAATAATGAGGTTTATCATGTAAGAGACGGTATATATATCGAAGCGGCTAACGATAATATTATTGACGGTAATTACTTACATGATATGCGCTATGGCGTTCATTATATGTTTTCCCACCGTAATGAAGTAACCAATAACCTTACCCGTCGTACTCGCACCGGCCTTACTCTAATGCAGAGTCGCCAACTCACGGTGCATAACAACCGTTCAGAGTTTGATCAAAACTACGGCATTTTAATGAATTACATTACTTACTCTACTATTAACGACAATTTCGTTTCTAATGTACAGGCGGGGGTCGGTGATGGCATTCATATTAAAGGCGGTGAAGGTAAAGGTATTTTTATTTATAACTCGCTCTTTAATGAAATCTCTCACAATTATTTTGAAGATAATGCGCTGGGCGTGCACTTAACTGCTGGCTCTGAAGATAATAAAATATATCATAATTCTTTTGTTAATAATAAAACCCAAGTTAAGTATGTCTCTTTAAGAAAGCAGGAATGGTCTGAAGAGGGGAAAGGCAACTTTTGGAGTGACTACTTAGGATGGGATAGAAATAATGATGGTATAGGGGATGTGATTTATGAGCCTAACGATAATGTTGATAAATTACTTTGGTTATACCCTCAAGTTAAATTTTTAATGAACAGCCCGAGCATAGAATTATTACGCTATGTTCAAAAAGTGTTCCCAGTTATTAAGTATCCAGGAGTCCAAGATAGTTTCCCATTAATGCGTCCTATTAAAAATGCTGACTCCTATCGTTAA
- a CDS encoding ABC transporter ATP-binding protein produces MAVVELTNVSKYYDQLEVLKDISWSLEQGQTLGLFGHNGAGKTTTVRLILGLTGTSSGQISVLGKQGGGIDAHREIGFLPENVMFYPQLTGREILTYFARLKGASIGQVNDLLEQVGLASAAKHRIKTYSKGMRQRLGLAQALLGEPKLLILDEPTVGLDPIATQELYELMGKMQKQGTSIIICSHVLPGVEPFINQAVILARGQLEASGKLSELRQQADLPVKIIATGLSLPINHYSIMAHKELAHQCHEFSVQDSNKLALLEQIIKGSPQDVEIKSPSLADLYCYYMQRAGALGAAGVQ; encoded by the coding sequence ATGGCTGTTGTAGAGCTAACAAACGTAAGTAAATATTATGACCAGTTGGAAGTGCTTAAGGACATCAGCTGGAGTCTTGAGCAAGGACAAACCTTAGGCTTATTTGGCCATAATGGCGCGGGCAAAACGACCACTGTTAGACTAATCTTAGGTTTAACAGGCACCTCCAGTGGGCAAATCTCTGTATTAGGCAAACAGGGGGGTGGCATTGATGCCCATAGAGAGATTGGGTTTTTACCTGAAAACGTGATGTTTTATCCGCAGCTAACAGGGCGAGAAATCTTAACCTATTTTGCTCGTCTTAAAGGCGCGAGTATAGGTCAAGTTAATGACTTACTTGAACAAGTGGGGCTGGCAAGTGCCGCTAAACATCGCATTAAAACTTACTCTAAGGGGATGCGCCAACGCCTAGGCTTAGCACAAGCTTTATTAGGAGAACCTAAGCTATTAATTTTAGATGAGCCCACGGTAGGGCTAGATCCTATCGCCACCCAGGAGTTATATGAGTTGATGGGTAAGATGCAAAAACAGGGGACGAGTATTATTATTTGCTCCCATGTATTGCCAGGGGTGGAACCTTTTATTAACCAAGCCGTTATTTTAGCCAGAGGCCAGTTAGAGGCCAGTGGTAAGTTATCAGAATTGCGCCAACAGGCCGACTTACCAGTAAAAATTATTGCCACCGGCCTAAGCCTGCCTATTAACCATTACAGCATAATGGCACACAAAGAGTTAGCTCATCAATGCCATGAATTTAGTGTGCAAGACAGTAATAAATTAGCGTTGCTAGAGCAGATTATTAAAGGTTCGCCGCAAGATGTAGAAATTAAATCTCCATCTTTAGCTGACTTGTATTGTTATTATATGCAGCGCGCCGGGGCGCTGGGTGCGGCGGGAGTACAATAA